A genomic stretch from Gopherus flavomarginatus isolate rGopFla2 chromosome 3, rGopFla2.mat.asm, whole genome shotgun sequence includes:
- the RPS6 gene encoding 40S ribosomal protein S6: MATEVAADSLGEEWKGYVVRISGGNDKQGFPMKQGVLTHGRVRLLLSKGHSCYRPRRTGERKRKSVRGCIVDANLSVLNLVIVKKGEKDIPGLTDTTVPRRLGPKRASRIRKLFNLSKEDDVRQYVVRRPLNKEGKRPRTKAPKIQRLVTPRVLQHKRRRIALKRQRTQKNKEQAAEYAKLLAKRMKEAKEKRQEQIAKRRRLSSLRASTSKSESSQK; this comes from the exons ATGGCCACTGAAGTTGCTGCTGATTCTCTTGGTGAAGAATGGAAG GGATATGTTGTCCGCATCAGTGGTGGTAATGATAAACAAGGCTTCCCCATGAAACAAGGTGTTCTGACCCATGGACGTGTCCGCCTTCTGCTCAGTAAGGGCCACTCCTGCTATCGCCCCAGAAGAACTGGAGAAAGAAAACGGAAGTCTGTCCGGGGTTGCATAGTTGATGCCAACTTAAGCGTCCTGAATTTGGTCATCGTAAAGAAAG GTGAGAAGGATATTCCTGGACTGACAGATACCACTGTGCCTCGTCGACTTGGTCCCAAGAGGGCTAGCAGAATCCGCAAGCTGTTTAACCTCTCCAAAGAAGATGATGTGCGTCAGTATGTGGTGAGGAGACCCCTGAACAAGGAAG GCAAGAGACCCAGGACCAAGGCTCCTAAGATCCAGCGACTGGTGACTCCCCGAGTTCTGCAACATAAGCGCAGACGTATTGCTCTAAAGAGGCAACGAACTCAGAAAAACAAGGAGCAAGCAGCAGAATATGCTAAGCTTTTGGCCAAGAGAATGAAG gaggcCAAGGAAAAACGCCAGGAGCAGATAGCCAAGAGAAGACGACTGTCCTCATTGAGGGCCTCTACATCTAAATCTGAGTCCAGCCAAAAGTAA